From Terriglobales bacterium, the proteins below share one genomic window:
- a CDS encoding phage portal protein — protein MTEQIRSGTAKPIDPGLIERVSQKLHATFNVWFGPLDPMAPVAPASTPPRRFDYPSGVNLVTQPRNFEPVTFQQMRSLADSLDLVRIAIETRKDQVSKMPWSFRAKMPAQTSPARGTQSTESTSSTRSRIEELTAFFQSPDREHDFNEWLRMIVEDLLVIDAVTLAPTIDDHGAVWSPGKQVRRFEVIDGATIKRVIDDMGRTPPPPEVAYQQVLKGVPAIDFTADELVYRPRNLRAHKFYGYSPVEQIIITINIALRRQMFTLTYFTDGNVPEAICQTPQEWSMESVKEFQDDFDGRLAGNLPTRRRLIFIPNAGGQGAVQFTKEPPLTNDLDEWLARIVCWAFSLSPQALIRQMNRATAETAKEQADEEGIAPLLNWIASLINSLVRKYFGYDDVEFAWGERKDENKLEQAQINQIYVQSGILTVDEVRESLGKPALAR, from the coding sequence ATGACTGAACAAATTCGGAGCGGCACAGCCAAGCCGATTGATCCTGGGCTGATCGAGCGAGTGAGCCAAAAATTGCACGCGACCTTCAATGTGTGGTTTGGGCCGCTCGATCCGATGGCTCCGGTCGCGCCGGCTTCTACGCCGCCCAGAAGATTCGACTATCCCTCGGGCGTGAACCTGGTCACGCAGCCGCGCAATTTCGAGCCGGTCACATTTCAGCAGATGCGCTCTCTCGCTGACTCGCTCGATCTGGTGCGCATCGCGATTGAAACGCGCAAAGACCAGGTAAGCAAAATGCCATGGTCGTTCCGCGCGAAGATGCCAGCGCAGACTTCGCCTGCGCGAGGCACGCAGTCCACCGAGTCCACTTCGTCCACAAGGTCCAGAATCGAAGAACTCACAGCCTTCTTTCAATCGCCCGACCGTGAGCATGACTTCAACGAATGGCTGCGCATGATCGTGGAAGATCTCCTGGTGATCGATGCAGTCACGCTCGCGCCAACCATCGACGATCACGGCGCAGTCTGGTCGCCAGGAAAGCAAGTGCGCCGCTTCGAAGTAATCGACGGCGCAACCATCAAGCGCGTGATCGACGATATGGGCCGCACGCCTCCTCCACCGGAGGTCGCCTATCAACAGGTTCTGAAAGGTGTGCCTGCGATCGACTTCACTGCCGACGAGCTGGTGTATCGTCCGCGCAATCTGCGCGCACATAAGTTCTATGGGTACTCGCCAGTCGAGCAGATCATCATCACCATCAACATCGCGCTCCGTCGGCAGATGTTTACCCTGACGTATTTCACCGACGGGAATGTGCCCGAGGCGATCTGCCAGACGCCGCAGGAGTGGAGTATGGAGTCAGTTAAGGAGTTTCAAGACGACTTCGACGGGCGGCTCGCCGGCAATTTACCAACCCGCCGACGCCTCATCTTCATTCCCAATGCGGGAGGACAGGGAGCGGTGCAATTCACCAAAGAGCCACCGCTCACGAACGATCTGGACGAATGGCTGGCGCGAATCGTCTGCTGGGCCTTTTCGTTATCGCCGCAGGCGCTCATCCGCCAGATGAATCGCGCCACTGCCGAAACTGCCAAAGAACAGGCCGACGAAGAAGGCATTGCGCCGCTGCTGAACTGGATCGCCTCACTCATCAACAGCCTGGTCCGCAAATACTTCGGCTACGACGACGTCGAGTTCGCCTGGGGCGAGCGCAAAGACGAAAACAAGCTCGAACAGGCGCAGATCAACCAGATCTACGTGCAGTCAGGGATCTTGACTGTTGACGAAGTAAGAGAGTCGTTAGGTAAACCGGCGTTGGCGCGCTAG